In Mucilaginibacter celer, one DNA window encodes the following:
- a CDS encoding DUF5004 domain-containing protein has protein sequence MKKIPLLFCLCLVGIALIVNSCKKDNLSHIPDLFVGNWQLASITVTNYVGDTQISLDTLNKICDKTQIFAFSADNSCGYSNFQCEKDSVKGRWSLTQNKLFLVSDMVCKDTTKASGGSSKPFENARIVTLGNYGLVLETGDVQPNYSATKKRRIMRYGFVRQKKSATTP, from the coding sequence ATGAAAAAAATCCCGCTGCTGTTTTGTTTGTGCCTGGTTGGTATCGCGTTGATAGTAAATTCGTGCAAAAAAGATAATCTGAGCCATATTCCTGATCTGTTTGTGGGCAACTGGCAGCTGGCTTCCATAACAGTTACCAATTACGTTGGCGATACGCAGATTTCACTCGATACACTAAATAAAATTTGCGACAAAACTCAAATATTTGCATTTAGCGCCGATAATTCATGCGGTTATTCTAATTTTCAGTGTGAGAAGGATAGCGTTAAAGGCCGCTGGTCACTTACTCAAAATAAGTTATTTTTAGTGTCGGATATGGTTTGCAAGGATACAACCAAGGCATCGGGCGGCAGTTCAAAACCCTTTGAAAATGCCAGAATAGTTACCTTAGGTAACTACGGACTGGTATTGGAAACCGGCGATGTGCAACCTAACTACTCGGCCACCAAAAAACGACGGATTATGCGCTACGGCTTTGTAAGGC
- the yiaK gene encoding 3-dehydro-L-gulonate 2-dehydrogenase, whose amino-acid sequence MVDYLASTYCNKRYKLNLFQPVMRVPFEKLKAEFKRVLLSIGVSAYKAEQCAAIFAANSRDGVYTHGLNRFPSFVQTIKEGLFKPDVEPVMENSLGAIEQWNGNFGLGMLNATACMARAIGLAEVNGIGCVAIKYTNHWMRGGTYGLQAADAGYIGICFTNTIANLPPWGGLDPRLGNNPLVIAVPRQEGHVLLDMAISQYSVGKLMESRAQGKELLIPGGYDTAGNLSTDAEAVLTSRRMLPIGFWKGSGLSLMLDLLATLLSGGKPTMQISEHEKEWGVSQVFICLKTDAQQNEQMINQILDYTKSSRTLEGGGVSYPGENMLKTRLRNLKEGIPVDENIWAQVLGM is encoded by the coding sequence ATGGTTGATTACCTTGCATCAACCTACTGTAATAAACGCTATAAATTAAATTTATTTCAACCTGTGATGCGCGTTCCCTTCGAAAAACTGAAAGCCGAATTTAAAAGAGTATTGCTAAGCATAGGTGTATCCGCATACAAAGCCGAACAATGTGCCGCCATTTTTGCGGCCAACAGCCGCGATGGTGTTTACACGCACGGGCTAAACCGTTTCCCATCATTTGTGCAAACAATTAAAGAAGGTTTGTTTAAGCCCGATGTTGAGCCTGTTATGGAAAACAGTTTAGGCGCTATTGAACAATGGAACGGTAACTTTGGTCTTGGTATGCTTAATGCTACCGCCTGTATGGCGCGGGCTATTGGATTGGCCGAAGTTAATGGTATTGGCTGTGTTGCTATCAAATACACCAACCATTGGATGCGCGGTGGCACTTACGGTTTGCAGGCGGCCGATGCCGGTTACATCGGTATTTGTTTTACCAATACCATAGCCAACCTGCCACCCTGGGGAGGCCTTGATCCGCGTTTAGGGAATAATCCTTTAGTAATAGCGGTGCCACGCCAGGAGGGGCATGTTTTATTGGATATGGCTATTTCGCAATATTCGGTAGGTAAGCTGATGGAAAGTAGGGCGCAGGGTAAGGAGTTGCTCATCCCTGGTGGGTATGATACGGCTGGTAATTTAAGCACCGATGCCGAAGCTGTGTTGACCTCCAGGCGGATGCTGCCGATAGGTTTCTGGAAAGGTTCGGGCTTATCGCTGATGCTTGATTTGCTGGCTACCTTATTAAGTGGTGGGAAACCAACAATGCAAATCAGCGAGCATGAAAAGGAATGGGGCGTATCGCAGGTATTTATTTGTTTGAAAACAGATGCTCAGCAAAACGAACAGATGATAAATCAGATACTTGATTACACTAAAAGTAGCCGAACACTTGAGGGCGGAGGAGTTTCTTATCCCGGAGAGAACATGCTTAAAACGAGGTTGAGGAATTTAAAGGAGGGGATACCGGTTGATGAGAACATCTGGGCACAGGTGTTGGGGATGTGA
- a CDS encoding RluA family pseudouridine synthase, giving the protein MARPEFNYSSNEITDKDVLYEDNHLIAINKRAGDIVQVDETGDEPLDEKVKKYIAQKYNKPNGAFLGVVHRLDRPVSGVILFAKTSKALDRINKMFKAREMHKTYYAVVRKRPHPESGTLVNWLVKNPQKNVTKAHDKEVQGSLRSELSYKLVGELNGYYLIEVDPITGRPHQIRVQLSTLGTPIVGDNKYGYPRGSLRKSICLHARKLTFVHPVKNEPVAIIAPVPRDGFWEKFEGMMVGE; this is encoded by the coding sequence ATGGCCCGTCCCGAATTTAATTATAGCAGCAACGAAATAACCGATAAGGATGTTCTTTATGAGGACAACCACCTTATTGCTATAAATAAACGCGCGGGCGATATTGTACAGGTTGATGAAACAGGCGATGAGCCGTTGGATGAGAAGGTAAAAAAGTACATCGCCCAGAAATACAATAAACCTAATGGCGCTTTTTTGGGCGTGGTACACCGGTTAGACAGGCCGGTAAGCGGAGTGATCCTCTTCGCCAAAACCAGCAAGGCTCTGGATAGGATCAACAAAATGTTCAAAGCCCGCGAAATGCATAAAACCTATTATGCGGTTGTGCGCAAAAGGCCCCATCCCGAATCGGGGACGCTGGTAAATTGGCTGGTTAAAAACCCGCAAAAAAACGTAACCAAAGCGCATGATAAGGAAGTACAGGGCAGCCTGCGCTCTGAGTTAAGCTACAAACTGGTTGGCGAATTAAACGGCTATTATTTAATTGAGGTTGACCCGATAACCGGCAGGCCGCATCAAATCAGGGTACAGTTATCAACCCTGGGCACACCTATTGTTGGCGATAATAAATATGGATATCCGCGCGGCAGCCTGCGTAAAAGCATTTGTTTGCATGCCCGTAAATTAACCTTTGTTCATCCCGTAAAAAATGAGCCGGTGGCTATTATTGCTCCTGTACCACGTGATGGTTTTTGGGAGAAGTTTGAGGGGATGATGGTGGGGGAATGA
- the panB gene encoding 3-methyl-2-oxobutanoate hydroxymethyltransferase gives MSVNKEIKRITTNTIQEMKVRGEKITMLTAYDYSMATIVDDAGTDIILVGDSASNVMAGHETTLPITLDQMIYHASSVVRAAKRALVVVDLPFGSYQGNSKEALNSAIRIMKEAGAHAVKIEGGVEIAESVSRILTAGIPVMGHLGLTPQSIYKFGTYTVRAKHEAEAQKLREDALKLQELGCFGVVLEKIPAKLAKEVSESLQIPTIGIGAGQHCDGQVLVIHDMLGINKGFKPRFLRQYANLYDIMHDAIKNYNTDVKGNDFPSEKEQY, from the coding sequence ATGTCTGTAAATAAAGAAATAAAGCGCATCACCACCAATACCATCCAGGAGATGAAAGTTCGTGGCGAAAAGATAACTATGCTTACCGCTTACGATTACTCGATGGCTACTATTGTTGACGATGCCGGAACGGATATCATTTTAGTAGGCGATTCGGCCTCGAATGTGATGGCCGGGCATGAAACTACCCTTCCGATAACTTTGGATCAGATGATCTATCACGCTTCATCAGTAGTTCGGGCAGCTAAACGCGCGTTGGTTGTGGTTGATCTGCCATTTGGCTCGTACCAGGGTAATTCGAAAGAGGCCCTGAACTCTGCCATCCGCATTATGAAAGAGGCTGGTGCTCATGCCGTAAAAATTGAAGGTGGCGTTGAAATTGCCGAATCTGTTAGCCGGATCCTTACCGCAGGTATCCCGGTAATGGGGCATTTGGGTTTAACGCCTCAATCTATCTATAAATTTGGCACTTACACCGTACGCGCCAAGCACGAAGCGGAAGCCCAAAAATTGCGCGAAGACGCGCTGAAGCTACAGGAGTTAGGATGTTTCGGGGTAGTACTTGAAAAAATCCCGGCCAAACTGGCAAAGGAAGTAAGCGAAAGCCTGCAGATCCCGACTATTGGTATAGGAGCAGGTCAGCATTGCGACGGACAGGTATTGGTGATACACGATATGCTGGGCATAAACAAAGGTTTTAAACCACGCTTTTTACGCCAGTACGCCAACCTGTACGATATTATGCACGACGCGATAAAAAACTACAATACCGACGTGAAAGGAAATGATTTCCCGAGCGAGAAAGAACAGTATTAA
- the carA gene encoding glutamine-hydrolyzing carbamoyl-phosphate synthase small subunit, which produces MNYFTKLPAVLLLADGTVFHGKSAGKMGTTTGEICFNTGMTGYQEIFTDPSYFGQIMVTTNAHIGNYGIANEEVESGRIQIAGLVCKNYNIAYSRKQADESIQDYFQEQNIVGISDIDTRQLVRHIRDKGAMNAIISSEILDLEELKAMLDKVPSMDGLELSSQVSTTETYTYGNEDAPYRVAVLDLGVKKNILRNFDSREVYAKVFPAKTTYAEMEKDFAPTGYFISNGPGDPSAMPYAVETVKEILANDKPMFGICLGHQLLALANDIPTKKMFNGHRGLNHPVKNIIKDHCEVTSQNHGFGVVPEAVRASEKVEITHVNLNDQSIEGIRVKGKKAFSVQYHPESSPGPHDSRYLFDDFISSMK; this is translated from the coding sequence ATGAACTATTTCACCAAACTACCGGCTGTACTGCTGCTTGCTGATGGCACCGTTTTCCACGGAAAATCTGCAGGTAAAATGGGTACTACCACCGGCGAAATCTGTTTTAACACCGGCATGACCGGCTACCAGGAAATTTTTACCGACCCATCGTACTTTGGGCAAATTATGGTAACCACCAATGCGCACATTGGTAACTACGGTATTGCCAATGAGGAAGTTGAATCGGGTCGCATCCAGATTGCCGGTTTGGTTTGCAAAAACTACAATATTGCCTACAGCCGTAAACAGGCCGATGAATCTATCCAGGATTATTTCCAGGAGCAAAACATCGTAGGTATCTCTGATATTGATACCCGCCAGCTTGTTCGCCACATCCGCGATAAAGGCGCTATGAACGCTATCATCTCTTCAGAAATTCTTGACCTCGAAGAGTTGAAAGCCATGTTGGATAAAGTACCATCGATGGATGGCCTTGAGCTTTCATCGCAGGTATCAACTACCGAAACTTATACTTATGGTAACGAGGATGCACCTTACCGTGTAGCTGTGCTTGACCTTGGCGTTAAGAAAAACATCCTGCGCAACTTCGATTCGCGCGAGGTTTACGCTAAAGTATTCCCGGCAAAAACTACTTATGCCGAAATGGAAAAAGATTTCGCGCCAACAGGTTACTTCATCTCAAACGGCCCTGGCGATCCTTCGGCTATGCCTTACGCGGTTGAGACTGTAAAAGAAATTTTGGCTAATGATAAGCCGATGTTCGGGATCTGTCTTGGTCACCAGTTATTGGCTTTGGCTAATGATATCCCAACCAAAAAAATGTTTAACGGTCACCGCGGTTTAAACCACCCGGTAAAAAATATTATTAAAGATCATTGCGAGGTTACTTCACAAAACCATGGTTTTGGTGTAGTGCCAGAGGCTGTTCGCGCTTCAGAAAAAGTAGAGATCACCCACGTTAACCTGAACGATCAATCTATCGAAGGTATCCGTGTTAAAGGTAAAAAAGCATTCTCGGTACAATATCACCCGGAGTCATCACCTGGCCCGCACGATTCAAGGTACCTGTTTGATGATTTTATCAGTTCGATGAAATAA
- a CDS encoding helix-hairpin-helix domain-containing protein: MKKSVNLLLSDDEKLMLKEQKIKISELPQFAPDEIASILSASAERAREINALIEFQQIPSLGINFATELIGQGYYSLEQLAGKDPVELYNAFEKHVGAWADPCVEDSYRLLAHYIKHGDTGKKWWDFTAERKAYRAQYGFPEDRPAKAWYELPQYKK; this comes from the coding sequence ATGAAAAAATCAGTCAACCTGTTGCTCTCCGACGATGAAAAATTGATGCTGAAAGAGCAGAAGATTAAAATTTCCGAACTTCCACAGTTTGCTCCCGATGAAATAGCATCGATACTAAGTGCGTCGGCCGAACGGGCAAGGGAGATCAATGCGCTGATCGAGTTTCAGCAGATTCCATCCTTAGGTATCAACTTCGCTACCGAGCTGATAGGGCAAGGCTATTATTCGTTAGAGCAGCTGGCCGGTAAAGATCCGGTTGAACTTTATAACGCTTTTGAAAAACATGTTGGTGCCTGGGCCGATCCTTGTGTTGAAGATTCGTACCGGTTGCTGGCACATTATATTAAACATGGCGATACCGGAAAGAAATGGTGGGATTTTACGGCTGAGCGAAAAGCTTACCGGGCTCAATATGGTTTTCCTGAGGATAGGCCGGCTAAGGCATGGTATGAGTTGCCGCAGTATAAGAAGTAA
- a CDS encoding alpha-amylase family glycosyl hydrolase produces MTIRNFYLIVAGLLLAGFTSCKKKNVLPGNTGNVPGDTTVSTGKALPAGAKDGVTFVNSGKSVIFNLYAPGKKSVSVIGDFNGWDVNDAKGVMNNTPDGKRWWIQIDNIDPATEYGYQFYIDKSLKVADPYTEKVLDPNNDSYITSDTYPGLKAYPTGKTTGNVSVLQANQPTYTWKTGSFTRPDKKNLVVYELLVRDFIDAHNYQTLKDTLKYLSNLGVNAIELMPINEFEGNLSWGYNPSFYFAPDKYYGTKNALKAFIDECHSRGMAVIQDMVLNHSFGQSPMVQMYFNAATSKPSADNPWYNVDPTHPYNVGYQFNHESAATKYFVKNVLKFWMTEYKIDGFRFDLSKGFTQVNYGTSNDAVNAWSQYDASRVAIWKDYNNYIKSIDNNNFYVILEHFAANQEEKELAGEGMMLWNNLNYNANEATMGWLGNSNFQGLFYDQHTFTQPYNLVSYFESHDEERLQFKNESYGNASGSYNVKDKNTGLAREEMAAAFLFSVPGPKMLWQFGELGYDVSIDQGGRTSNKPIYWNYNTDPNRKQLFKVYAKMIKMKEKNAVFASTNYSYDLGGAIKTIQLKDASANVEVIGNFDVVQQTDNISFPATGTWYDNISGTSINITSIPFSITLAPGEYHVYSNVALVQ; encoded by the coding sequence ATGACGATCAGGAATTTTTACCTAATTGTGGCCGGCCTGCTTTTGGCCGGATTTACTTCATGCAAGAAGAAGAACGTTTTGCCGGGTAATACCGGGAACGTTCCCGGAGATACAACGGTGAGTACCGGAAAAGCTTTACCGGCAGGAGCGAAGGATGGGGTTACGTTTGTAAACTCGGGCAAGTCGGTTATTTTTAACCTGTATGCGCCGGGTAAAAAGTCGGTATCCGTTATCGGCGATTTTAATGGTTGGGATGTTAATGATGCCAAAGGCGTAATGAACAATACCCCCGATGGCAAGCGCTGGTGGATCCAAATAGATAATATCGACCCGGCAACAGAATATGGTTACCAGTTTTATATCGATAAATCGTTAAAAGTTGCCGACCCATACACCGAAAAAGTGCTCGACCCGAACAACGATTCATACATTACATCAGATACCTATCCGGGTTTAAAGGCTTATCCTACAGGTAAAACCACGGGCAACGTGAGTGTGTTGCAAGCTAATCAGCCAACATACACCTGGAAAACCGGCAGCTTTACCCGTCCCGATAAAAAGAACCTGGTAGTGTATGAGTTGCTGGTACGTGATTTTATCGATGCGCATAATTATCAAACTTTAAAAGATACGCTTAAATACCTCTCCAATCTTGGTGTCAATGCCATCGAGTTGATGCCCATCAACGAGTTTGAAGGCAACCTTTCATGGGGGTACAACCCATCGTTTTACTTTGCGCCTGATAAATACTATGGTACCAAAAACGCTTTGAAAGCCTTTATTGATGAGTGCCACTCGCGCGGTATGGCCGTTATTCAGGATATGGTATTGAATCACTCGTTCGGTCAATCGCCAATGGTGCAAATGTATTTTAACGCTGCCACAAGCAAGCCCTCGGCTGATAATCCCTGGTACAACGTCGACCCTACACACCCTTACAACGTAGGGTACCAGTTTAACCACGAAAGCGCGGCTACCAAATACTTTGTGAAAAACGTGCTCAAATTTTGGATGACGGAGTATAAGATAGATGGTTTCCGGTTCGACCTTTCGAAGGGGTTTACGCAGGTTAATTATGGTACCTCTAACGATGCCGTAAATGCCTGGAGCCAGTACGATGCCAGCCGCGTAGCTATCTGGAAGGATTATAACAACTACATTAAAAGCATCGACAATAACAATTTCTACGTGATATTGGAGCACTTCGCCGCCAACCAGGAAGAGAAAGAGCTTGCCGGCGAAGGCATGATGCTTTGGAATAATCTTAACTACAATGCCAACGAGGCTACCATGGGCTGGTTAGGCAATTCCAACTTTCAGGGCTTGTTTTATGATCAACATACGTTTACGCAGCCTTATAATCTGGTAAGCTATTTTGAAAGCCATGATGAGGAGCGCCTGCAATTTAAAAACGAAAGTTATGGCAATGCCTCAGGCAGTTATAATGTAAAAGATAAAAACACCGGCCTGGCCCGCGAAGAAATGGCTGCTGCGTTCCTGTTCTCGGTTCCCGGCCCTAAAATGTTATGGCAGTTTGGCGAGCTGGGTTATGATGTTAGCATTGACCAGGGGGGCCGTACCAGTAACAAACCTATTTACTGGAATTATAATACCGACCCTAACCGCAAGCAGCTATTTAAGGTATATGCCAAAATGATTAAGATGAAGGAAAAGAACGCGGTATTTGCAAGTACAAATTACAGTTATGATCTTGGCGGTGCTATTAAAACCATCCAGCTTAAAGATGCCAGCGCCAATGTAGAAGTGATAGGTAATTTTGATGTTGTACAACAAACGGATAACATTAGCTTCCCTGCTACCGGTACCTGGTATGATAACATTAGTGGTACAAGCATCAATATTACTTCGATACCGTTTTCTATCACGTTAGCCCCGGGCGAATATCATGTATACAGTAATGTTGCTTTGGTGCAATAG
- a CDS encoding cold-shock protein — protein sequence MQKEGTVKFFNTTKGFGFISQDDTRTDVFVHSTGLVDEIRENDKVTFEVESGKKGLNAVNVKLI from the coding sequence ATGCAAAAAGAAGGAACAGTGAAATTTTTCAATACCACAAAAGGTTTTGGATTTATTTCACAAGATGATACAAGAACAGACGTTTTTGTTCATTCAACCGGCCTGGTTGACGAGATCCGCGAAAACGACAAAGTTACTTTTGAAGTTGAAAGTGGAAAAAAAGGTCTCAATGCTGTAAATGTGAAATTAATCTGA
- a CDS encoding cold-shock protein translates to MMQGTVKFFNETKGFGFITPSNGGAEVFVHVSGLIDTVRENDSVTYDVEQGKKGLNAVNVKVG, encoded by the coding sequence ATAATGCAAGGAACAGTAAAATTCTTCAATGAAACAAAAGGCTTCGGATTCATTACACCTTCAAATGGTGGTGCTGAAGTTTTTGTACACGTATCAGGTCTGATTGACACCGTTCGTGAAAACGACAGTGTTACTTATGATGTTGAGCAAGGCAAAAAAGGCCTTAACGCGGTAAATGTAAAAGTAGGTTAA
- a CDS encoding sigma-70 family RNA polymerase sigma factor translates to MRQLKISQSITNRESASLEKYLHDIGKVDLISAEEEVILAQKIREGDQVALERLTKTNLRFVVSVAKQYQNQGLTLGDLINEGNLGLIKAAKRFDETKGFKFISYAVWWIRQSILSAIAEQSRIVRLPLNQIGSLSKIHKAASKLEQEYERQPTPEELADNLEISVDKIADSMNNAGRQISMDAPFIQGEENTLLDVLASTDAATDTEVMADSLSQEIKRSLGILAERDREVLMLFFGLGGNAPHSLEEIGEKFDLTRERVRQLKDKALMRLRHNSKSNLLQSYLN, encoded by the coding sequence ATGAGACAACTAAAAATATCCCAATCCATCACCAACCGTGAATCAGCTTCGCTCGAAAAATACCTGCATGATATTGGCAAGGTAGATTTGATCTCGGCTGAGGAAGAGGTGATCCTGGCACAAAAAATCCGTGAGGGCGACCAGGTAGCGTTAGAGCGTTTGACAAAAACAAACTTACGTTTTGTGGTATCGGTTGCTAAGCAATATCAAAACCAGGGCTTAACCCTTGGCGACTTAATAAACGAAGGTAACTTAGGTTTGATTAAAGCGGCTAAACGTTTTGACGAAACCAAAGGCTTTAAATTTATATCATATGCCGTATGGTGGATCCGTCAGTCTATCCTTTCGGCTATTGCAGAGCAATCGCGTATTGTGCGTTTGCCATTGAACCAAATTGGTTCATTAAGCAAAATTCACAAAGCTGCTTCAAAACTGGAGCAGGAATACGAGCGTCAGCCAACACCTGAAGAGCTTGCTGATAACCTCGAAATTTCGGTTGATAAAATTGCCGATTCGATGAATAATGCCGGCAGGCAGATCTCGATGGATGCACCGTTCATCCAGGGCGAAGAAAACACTTTGCTTGACGTATTGGCCAGCACCGATGCTGCAACTGATACCGAGGTTATGGCCGATTCATTATCACAAGAGATCAAACGCTCATTAGGCATCCTTGCCGAGCGCGACCGCGAAGTGTTAATGTTATTTTTCGGTTTAGGTGGCAATGCCCCACACTCGTTAGAGGAAATTGGCGAAAAGTTCGACCTTACCCGCGAGCGTGTACGCCAGCTAAAAGATAAAGCGTTGATGCGTTTACGCCACAACTCTAAATCAAACCTGTTACAATCATATTTAAACTAA
- a CDS encoding AsmA-like C-terminal region-containing protein, producing the protein MPKWLKTTLKVAAALVGIIIILFIALAVYVNYNKQKVLTMITAELNKNLNGTLTIGSIDPTLFKGFPGVSVELKDVTMKDSRWAEHHHTLLSAKDFEVSVNASALMKGEVVINKVDIIDADIDLFTDSTGYSNTAIFKAKPKVEKDPKEKETSSSTQIKRFTLSKVNFKVDDRHAYKLFKFAINNVSGRMEYPNKGWNADIDLNTMVNSFSFNTKKGSFMKNKLLNGHFDVSYDYDSQVINVAPNKLSIGDDDFNIGAQFNLKAKETPFTINLKVNDILWTSAANLLAANITKSLKMFDLKKPIDVTCDLKGAFGAGGDPSIYVTAKVRDNTLRTQGGVIENCSFNGVFSNNYINGKGLSDENSVIKLYHFNGTYKDIPFTIDTALINNLNTPIATGVFRSRFPVTKLNPVIGDESLRFSKGIVDLKLAYKADIVNFKFTKPYVTGYVDIKNTDVTYLPRNLVFKNNSIALKFTDKDLYINNIRLQNGSSVVNMQGKVSNFLNLYYTNPEKILIVWQITSPEIHLGEFLGFLNSRGGGSSSGGGSSSSGKKVSGAKITHQLNTAFDKGQAELHLRVAKVYYKTFLATDATADILLADNAMKVRNVSLKSAGGSLNLSGLILQGPVNNFAVSTNVNHVNTSAFFASFNNFGLKDFTSNNLQGFLSARVDIKGGIKNTGDLVPKSIKGFAQVDFTEGALIKFAPIKSVGKFAFPFRDLDNITFGDLKARFDINGDKINIAPMQINSSVLNMDVEGVYSLSRGTNIALDIPLRNPKNDSKITDDAERQKKRMRGIVLHILATDGDDGKIKIKWNKNHKKTDGSDSDKKEDDSDKKVEEEQQSGGSTGDYNR; encoded by the coding sequence ATGCCTAAATGGTTAAAAACAACCCTGAAAGTTGCCGCTGCGCTTGTAGGGATCATCATAATTTTATTCATAGCCCTTGCTGTGTATGTTAATTACAATAAGCAGAAGGTGCTCACTATGATCACTGCCGAGTTGAACAAAAACCTGAACGGTACGCTCACCATAGGCTCAATCGACCCTACCTTATTTAAAGGTTTCCCCGGTGTTTCTGTGGAGCTGAAAGACGTAACGATGAAGGATAGCCGCTGGGCCGAGCATCACCATACCCTGCTTAGCGCCAAAGATTTTGAGGTATCAGTAAATGCATCAGCCCTGATGAAAGGCGAAGTAGTGATCAATAAAGTTGACATTATTGATGCCGATATCGACCTGTTTACAGATAGCACAGGCTACAGCAATACAGCCATATTTAAAGCTAAACCCAAGGTTGAAAAAGATCCGAAAGAGAAAGAAACCAGTTCATCAACCCAAATTAAACGTTTCACATTAAGTAAAGTGAACTTTAAGGTGGATGACAGGCATGCCTACAAACTATTTAAATTCGCTATCAATAATGTATCCGGCCGGATGGAGTATCCCAACAAGGGATGGAATGCCGATATCGACCTGAACACCATGGTGAACAGCTTCTCGTTCAACACAAAAAAGGGCAGCTTCATGAAAAACAAGCTGCTTAACGGGCATTTTGATGTGAGCTATGATTATGATTCGCAGGTAATCAATGTTGCGCCAAACAAGCTGAGCATTGGCGATGATGATTTTAATATAGGCGCGCAATTTAATCTCAAAGCGAAGGAGACACCTTTTACCATCAACTTAAAAGTGAACGATATTTTGTGGACCAGCGCCGCCAACCTGCTTGCAGCCAACATCACCAAAAGCTTAAAAATGTTCGATCTGAAAAAACCTATAGATGTTACCTGCGATTTGAAAGGTGCGTTTGGTGCCGGCGGCGATCCATCTATTTATGTTACCGCCAAAGTTAGGGATAACACCCTCCGCACCCAGGGTGGCGTTATTGAAAATTGCAGCTTTAACGGTGTGTTCAGCAATAATTACATCAATGGTAAAGGCCTGAGCGATGAAAACTCGGTAATCAAGCTGTATCATTTCAATGGTACTTATAAGGATATCCCATTTACTATTGATACCGCACTGATCAATAACCTCAATACACCAATTGCAACCGGGGTTTTTCGTTCACGGTTCCCGGTTACCAAACTTAACCCGGTTATTGGTGATGAAAGCCTGAGGTTTAGCAAGGGAATTGTCGATTTAAAACTGGCCTATAAAGCCGACATTGTGAACTTTAAATTTACCAAGCCCTATGTAACAGGTTATGTGGATATTAAAAATACCGATGTAACTTACCTGCCGCGTAACCTGGTGTTCAAAAATAATTCTATCGCTTTAAAGTTTACTGATAAAGACCTCTATATAAACAACATCCGCCTGCAAAATGGCAGCAGCGTAGTCAATATGCAGGGCAAGGTGAGCAACTTTTTGAATTTGTATTATACCAACCCTGAGAAGATCCTGATCGTGTGGCAAATCACCAGTCCCGAGATCCATCTGGGTGAGTTTTTAGGGTTTCTGAACAGCCGGGGTGGTGGAAGTAGCAGCGGCGGTGGCAGTAGCAGTTCGGGGAAGAAGGTGTCGGGTGCTAAAATTACGCATCAGCTTAACACCGCTTTTGATAAAGGGCAGGCCGAGTTGCATCTGCGTGTGGCCAAAGTGTATTATAAAACATTTTTGGCTACCGATGCTACCGCCGATATTTTGCTGGCTGATAATGCTATGAAGGTGCGCAACGTAAGCCTTAAAAGCGCGGGCGGCTCATTAAATTTAAGCGGATTAATTTTACAAGGGCCGGTAAACAATTTTGCAGTGAGTACCAACGTTAACCATGTAAACACAAGCGCGTTTTTCGCGTCGTTTAACAATTTTGGGTTGAAGGATTTTACGAGTAATAACCTGCAGGGCTTTCTTTCGGCAAGGGTTGATATAAAAGGGGGGATAAAAAACACCGGAGATTTGGTACCAAAATCAATAAAAGGCTTTGCGCAGGTTGATTTTACCGAAGGGGCGCTCATCAAATTCGCGCCGATAAAAAGCGTAGGTAAATTCGCCTTTCCGTTCCGCGATCTGGATAATATCACCTTTGGAGACTTAAAAGCACGCTTTGATATCAATGGAGATAAGATCAATATCGCCCCGATGCAGATTAACTCGAGTGTGTTGAATATGGATGTGGAAGGCGTTTATTCGTTATCGCGCGGAACGAATATTGCCTTGGATATCCCTTTACGTAACCCAAAAAACGACAGTAAAATAACCGACGATGCCGAACGCCAGAAAAAGCGGATGCGGGGCATAGTGCTCCATATTTTAGCTACCGATGGCGACGACGGCAAAATCAAAATTAAATGGAATAAAAATCATAAAAAAACCGACGGCAGCGATAGTGACAAAAAGGAGGATGACAGCGATAAAAAAGTGGAGGAAGAGCAGCAAAGCGGTGGCAGTACGGGCGACTACAATCGGTAA